The Halichoerus grypus chromosome 9, mHalGry1.hap1.1, whole genome shotgun sequence genomic sequence ACGCTGTCCCAACTGTGACGGGCCTCTGAAGCTAATTCCTTGCCGAGGCCATGGGGGCTTCCCGGTCACCAACTTCTGGAGGCACGACGGACGCTTCATATTCTTCCAGGTTGGATTTGGTTAGAGTTCTGAGATGCCACTTCTCTTTAATTCAGGAAGTGTGTACCGAGCACAGGGGGACGTTTCATACAGGAGATGGACAGGGGAACGTACCAACCCTGAGGTGCGCTCTGGGCAAGCAAATGTCTGCACCCGCGCCTCCGCGGAGGCGCCAAGCACGGGAGCCCCAGGAGGGGACGGGCTCCCTGGGGGAGGCAGCTGTCAGGAATCTGATCACACTCAGGCTAGCGCAGTGCTGCGGCATGTGGTTGGCTTCGGCAGACCCGAGGCTGAATACCGGCTCTGACCTCTCACCAGCTCTGTAAACCTCAGCACGTGACTGGACTCCCCTGAGCCCCAGTTTTACATGAGACGTGGATATGAAGAAGTACTTGAGGGGGCGGTGGTATGAACGGGATAAAGCGTGGCCTCTGATGGCAGACTGCCTGGGTCTGGATCAGTGGCGTGCTGGTCAACCAGCCCTCCGAAAAGAAAATGTCCCGATTGCTAGGGTGGGCCAGCATCTGTGATAACAACAGTTCCTGCCATGGCTCATCTCCAGCTACCAGCCAGCTCCCAGAATTCCCGAATGTCCTATAGTTGGCTCTCAGCTTGGCCAGCTAGCTCCGCATcctttgaatcctggctccccactcactcaaggggggcagggggaggaggttgCGGGGCTGGTGGAGTCTCCCCATGCTTCGTTTTCCTACTCTGGAAGCTGGGGCAGTAATAATGGTGGCATGACTGATGGGGTGCCGAAGAGTCGGTGAGATCATGTGTTCGTTGCAGCCTCCTCCACATACCGTAGGAAGCACTTCGTGTCACTTCTTATGGTTGTATGACTTCGCCAAGTGGGCAAGGGGCACCATGGACAAAGACAGGCAGGAAAGCACATGACGGGCTGAGGAGGTTTATGCAGTCTTGTGCCAGTCATCAAGAGCAACACCCAGGGCAGGGCACAGGGTAAAACTTAGCACACTGTGAGGTACaatcttgctatttattttacCTCCTTGTCTCCTGTAAGTCAAAGGGAGAGCACGATCATCCAAAACCAGAAACCAAACTGGAAGCCGAGGCAAGAAGAACAATGAAGAAAGTACACACGGCGTCTGCCTCTGTCCCCTTAAAGCTGAAGGAGAGCCCAGAGACAAAGGTAACCTGTCGTCCTGTGTGTTCAAAACATATGGCGACTCACCACCCCTGTGGTGGGGGCAATAAACGTCCCTGGTCCCTTCCCCCCCGACAAAGGAGGTCAAAATCATCCCATCTGGCTCATCTACAAGGCAGCATTccccagagaaaagaaatggaatctgGGGTTTTCCTCTTAATTTCTACCATCTTTGTAGCATGCTCTCAAATGCtcttaaattccatataattttagaaacatCTTCCCTACTACAATTACAAGGAGAGACTTGGATTAGTACTTAACCTCTATTTGGCACTTTATATTTTGGTTCAGAAATGAACCTAAAATGGTCTCTGCAGAATATTAGccttgtgttttaaaatgttttttccaaaatttccatTCTTCCCCTAAATAGATAAAGCACACTCTACCAAGATGAAATAACCAGGAAGTTTCTGAAAACATTGGACACCTGCAGTGTTGGGGGTTGGAGAGGCCAAACTGTGATGTGAAATTTATGGCTTTATGGGCATCAAACCATAGGTTTGTGGGTTTGTCTGCTTAATAGTGATGCTAATTCCTGTATTTTACTACTGCTCAGTGCTCCGCATTTCATGAGGACAGAGATGGAGCCAGTTCATCCCTAGAGGTTCTAAATGTGTCTTAcgtagaaaaaaaatgtcatttgggTCTGTTAATAGGGACATGTGAGCCCCTGAAACCAAATGGCTGGTTCCTCATCCCTTCTCACAGCCCTGGGACAAATTGAAGGGCATTTCCTCCCACTCACTCTACCTGGTCATAGTCTCTCTACCCCCACCCTCGTTACATAAACAAGCAGATCACTTAATTCTCAACCAGCTTCTTTCCCTGTGAATAACTGGAAAGTAATAAGCTTcctttatttatagaaataaatttactACTTCATATCCTAGAGGTCCTATTTATGATTCAACAAAATCCCCATGAGCTcggagaaaaacaacaacaaccctagTCTCTCAGACTGCAAACAAtgctaaaaaatagaaaagtcaagaaagaaaatgatgtgtgtgtgtttgtgcatgcgtgtgtgtgtgtgtttgtgcgtgtgtgtgtgtgtatgagagactGAGTGAGCGAGCAAGACAGAGATCCACTGAGAGTTATACTGAGTATAATAGAAATCTTTGAAGCTGtagtttgatttttcttaaatagtCTCTTACAAAGGCAGTTACCATATCAGATTTGTGTTTGaagatgaaacattttaaacacactCACTCTGCTCAGAGTCAAAGGAGTAAGAGTAACTCAGCTCTTACTGGTTAGTAGGCTTTACAGTGGAAATGGACGCAACCTTCGATTCTTTCAGGCTTTAAGTGCTTGTGGTGAAACCGTGCTGTGCATTTGTGCTTCAAGTATGTAAGGAATGAGGAAGATCAGAGCGCTTATTTGTACAGAGTAACTCTGGGTGCCTGTGGTAGTTGTGTCAATTTGCTTAACTTATTAATGTGAGCTTTTCGCTTTCCTTTCTAGTCTCTTCCAGGTGAAACCCAAAGTTGGGGAAGTTTACCTTTAACTTGGTCTTTCCAGGAAGGCGTTCAATTGCCCAGTAGTTACAGTGGACATTTAATAGCTAACACTCCCCAGCAGAAGTCACTGAATGATTGCTTATTCTTCTCCAAGAGCTATTGCTTGGGGGGAACCGCTGATCTGGCAGACCCCACTTCCACCTTGGGCCCCACTAAGCTCTATGAGAAATGCAAACTGTCCAGTAGTTGGATCTATAATAGTGGGGACCTGCTTCATCCTGTTTCTGGAGTCTTCTCTGACTACGATGATCAGCAAACATGGAATAAAAACACTGCTTTGGGGAGACATTCTCTTAATGACAACTGTTGTCCCAGTTATCCTTTCCCTCTGACCAGCTGGCCTTACGACTTCTCCCCTTCCCAGAACTCTGCAGAACCCTTTCCCCAGCAGATTCCAGTGGAGCCACCTGCGGCCGAAAGTAGCTGTCGCCCCTTATGGCCAAACCCAGGGGGTGATCTTTATGAAGAGAAGATGCATGTGGATTTTAACAGCTGCTACCCTTCTACCACATGCCACTCACCTCAGGAAGACCCCTTTCTCCTTACCTACAcctcccatccccaccatcaATACTCATTGGCAGGCAAGAGCCGCAAGTGGGATTTTGACGAAGAAATGAGGGGCGTGGGTTTGGATCACTACAACAATGAAATGCTTCTAAACCTCTGTCCTTTAAGATGATCCAAATCTAAAACCTGTACACTATTAGCAGAGATGGAATTtagtgcagacactctggaaaatagtatggagtttccttagaAAATTGGAACTGCAGCAgctttcacaatagccaaagaaTGGAAgctacctaagtgtccatcaacagaggaatggataaagaaaatatggtgtgtgtgtgtgtatatatatatatatacacacacacacatatatatatatacacacacacatagacaatGGACTATCACTCAGTCTCACAAAGCGAGGATATCTTAAcctttgctacaacatggatgcaccttgagggcattatactaagtgaaataagtcagacagaaaaagacaaataccatgtgatctcacatgtggaatctaaaaaaacccaaactcatagaaaccGATCAGATTGgggttgccagaggtgggaggtggggaggggtgggggggaatttGGTGAAGGcagtcaaaagatacaaacttccagttttaagataaattaagttctggagatgtaatgtacaacatgatgactctGGTTAACAATATtgtgttatatatttgaaagtgctgagagagtagatcttaaatgttcttatgACAAGGGAAAAAGTTTGTAACTATGTGAAACAATGGACATTAGCTTATTGTGGTAAAAATTTggcagtatatacatatatcggGTCATTacgttgtacatcttaaacttatacaatgttatatgttaattatatcaataaaactggaagaaaaaaaaagatgacccaGATTTTTTAcaaccattcaaaaaaaaaactgtctttagGAAATGGCTGAAAGAATTTCTTTGggaaagaattttcaaaacataACCACGGGTAAATCGGAACCATGGCGACAAGCAAAAGGCAAGACTTCCTCACACAAGTAATTTGGGTCCTCCTCCATTCCAGTCCTCCCATCCCTAGTGAGGAATGGAAACTTGTCTGGTCTGTGGCAGGAAAtgtcctctgcttctccccccacgtTACTTGGGGCTCTCAGCGCCTCCGCTGCAGTGTCTGTTACATTGTCCTTGAATCCTATCAAACAGCAGAGATGTGAAAAGCCCACCTACCTAGGATCTCACCTCTGCCTTCTGGGAAGCTGAAGCTGAAGCAACAGGGATAACGGGTAAAAGAGCTTCAGAGGTGTAGAAAGATGAAGATTCTACCACTGAGGTATTTAATGCATTGCCTAGTATTAAACCTGTGGGATTCGTTCGTGCACTATGTGTTTTCTGGTTGATTTCTAAGACTTGTCAAGACAAGGACTGTGACCTGATTCCGTCTAAGACAAAGACCAAGACTAAATGGCTGCAGGAAGAAAAATCCCCATGGTGCCAAATGGCGtcctgctcttcttccttctcactcttccttttcctcactgCCTTCCCCTTCCACGAAGGCTTAGATTTTGTCCcatttacctttgtttttataGTGCCTAACTCAGTGCAAGTTCCTAATAGGTGCTTGAGAAAAATTAGCTCAGAAAAGTCCTTGTGTAGTTAACATGGCCGTGATTGGCCAGCCATATTTGAATGCCAGTTCTTTGCTAAAGTACTTGACAATGAAAGGTGAGCCTAGAcataaaatctggaaagaactgtgcaataaacaaatattttccaaaattaattattttcctttctatttgaaGGATAACAAATGCACATAATACAAAATTTGGTTCCCGGTCTCCTCAAGGCAATATTGACTCATTTCTTGTCTATTCTTCTAGAGGTAGAggtattctgtgtgtgtgtgtgtgtgtgtaatcataCCAGATTCATTTATAGCATGGCTTTTGTCATTTTAGGACACAATCTGGGCATCAGGTCCTTTTAAGCATGTAGGATCTTATAAGCATATAGTtgcctcatttttgttttacagattttatttatttgagagaaagagcacaagtaggggggtgagcagagggagaagcagaagcagactccccgctgagtagggagcccaacgaagggctcaatcccaggatctggagatggtgacttgagccaaaggcagatgcttaaccaactgagccacccaggcacccctagttgcCTCATTTTTGATGGTACAGAATACATTCCATGACtgtattataattaatttaaatagtcCCTATTGATAGACTTTTAGATTGGGTTGaatctacttaattttttttctaagtgcaTAAAACTTAAATGTTCAGTTTGGCAGAGTTCTAAAGCAAAGGCTTATGCAAGCACCTTTCAGGCCAAGAAATAGAACTTCCTGGCAGTTCAGTAAATCAAGGTCCCCGGATAGGAGCCCCTAATGTCACCCATTCCTGATCTTAAACCCTTTCCTGCATTCGAAGGTAATTGActggctttttatatttttacttaccTTTGCATGTACTACTAAGCAATAGTTTGGTTTTGCCTTTTGGGGGAAACTTAACAAATAGAATCATATAGGATACtgtaaaaaagtattaaaatataatttacatacagaaGGCACAAATCGTAGTCTACAGCTCAATAAATTGTCACAAGCACACATCAATCTAGCCATCACCTAGCATCATATAGTCTGCTCAACACTGTGTCCATAAGAATCGATCAGATTGTTGTGTGTagttgtattttgttattttcactgttgcattaaattattttttcaagtttatttaagtaatctctacatccaacgtggggctcaaactcacaaccctgagatcaagagctgtatgctctaccaactgagccagccacgtgcccctaaattttttttcaccCAAAATGCCTTTTCCCATGCTCTAAAACAAGCGGTCTCTGCTTGCTAAAAATTTTGGCTCAAAATTCTGGAAAGTAGTGTGTCATGAAATTCAGCTCTACTCTGAGATTTCCAGGATTTTGCATCCCCTCATCTGCGTGGTCCTTGTGTCTATACAACCACTGATCCGAGAGTTTGAACTAAGTTTAAAGGTCACTTGTGCAAATATCTGAACAGACATGAATATCTCTTACTATTTCCCAAATAAAAGTTTATCCAGCATGTTTTTATTGCTTTGCAGAgaagagaaattcttttcttcAGAGCATAATCACCAAATAAAAACTATACAGTAGACTTAAAATGCACGTTAATTTGAATATTGtgattttttccttgtttttcaaagGGATAATTCTTATCATTCTTCCTGTTCCACCTCTGAGAGCAGGGATGGGGTAGATTAGTGTGTGTGTTCAACttctttttgagataaaattgCCCTATAACATTGTATTAGCTTTAGCTATCCAtccaacataatgatttgatatttgtgtatattgtgaaacgatcaccacaataaggttagtcaACACCCATCACCGCACATAATTACaagcattttttcttgtgatgagaaggATTAAGATCTCTTCTCTTGGTACCTTGCAAATATATATGGTATTGTTTTGTCTTGTGTGCATGTTTAACTTTAGCTGAAACTGCCAAACTGGTTTTACAAAATGgctatattattttgttttttttgttgttgcttttttttagttttctttttagattttatttatttatttgagagagagagagacagagatagtgaaagagcacaagtggggaggagagggagaagcagggtccccgcagatcagggatcccgatgcggggctcgatcccaggaccctgggatcatgacctgagccgaaggcagacgcttaacgactgagccacccaggcgccctattttgtATTCTTACCAGTAACGTAcaagagttccagttgcttctTGAcccaatcttttaaattttagccttTCTAGTAGGTATGTAGTGCTATTTCAGtgtggtcttaaaaaaaaaaagatttattgatttttcaaagattttatttatttatatgacagagcgagagagagcactctctctctgatgcaggggagcagggggagcggcaggcagagggagagggagaaacaggttcccccctgagcaggaagcctgatgcggggctcgatcccaggaccccgggatcatgacctgagctgaaggcagttgcttaacccactgagccacccaggcgccccaatttatttattttagagagagggaggtggggtagagggagaatgAGGGAGAAACTCTAAGTAGActctgctgaatgtggagcctgacacggggctccggGTCTCGactcatgacccagagaccaggaccccagccgaaaccaagcATAACCAAgcgttggccacttaactgactgcgccacccaggcgcccctccgtgtggtcttaatttgcatttcccctaatgactaatgatgttgaacttctttttgtgtgcttgtttgccatttgtgtatttttggtgaagtgtctattcgaaactttttatttttaagattttatttatttatttgataaagagagagcacacacacataagcagggggagcaggagagggagaatcaggccctGCTGggtcctgatgcagggcttgatcccaggaccctgggatcatgacttgagcctaaggcagatgcttgaccgattgagccacccaggcgcccctattcgaAACTTTTGTCCACTTTTTATGGGGTTGATTTCCCAAAAAAACGTTGTAAGAATTATATATTCTGGTTACAAGTCTCTTACCAGATATATGTTCTACagattttttcttaaatcttttggATAAAAGTCTATAATTGGATATAcgttttatgcatttttttcccagctATTGTGTCTTTTCTGATCCGAGATCACAaaaattttctcctgtgttttctagaaattttatttttcaactcttacatttaggtcagTGTTCTGTTTCTAGTTATATGGCATGAGGTAAGCGTTGAGCTTCATTTTCTTTCGCACATGGATATgaaattgttccagcaccatttgttgaatcaAATGTAATTATGATCTTTGGTTAAATGAATATtcaaaatttctgcttttatgaCTATGTTACAGGTAGACCATTTGGTGTACTATACTTACATTACCCTTTTTAGACAACAGATTGTTTATTCTGGAGTTAATAATTGTCTCATCACATCACTTAGTTTGCTATATTACTAACGATAGTTTATCCTTAACCGCTGTCCAAGCTATGCAAGTCCTTTATAGTAACtcacagttttcttttccttttttttttttgtttttatttatttgagagagagagagcacaagcagggggagtggcaggcagagggagagagagaagcagactctcccctgagcagggagcccaatgtggggctcgatcccaggaccctgggatcatgacctgagccaaaggcagacgcttaaccgactgagccacccaggagccccgtaACTCATAGTTTTCTTAAAGACAATCCTCCTAGAACCTGCCATCTCTCCTCAGCTGTGGACAGATTGCACAGTAACCCTGGTGCTCTGCTGTCATATTGTTTCTCTTCACCATCATCTTTGgaccctctttcttctcctttctgtggTACTCCACATCTTTCTCATTCTTGGTATAGTTCCTCATTTGGTGGAGCACACACTCCACTAGTTTCCTATGAAAAGACAGATTGGAGATAACTTTTGAACtcttgtacacttgaaaatgtcTTAATTCTATTTGCATATTTGACTGAGGCTTTATCTGAGAGTAGAAGTCTAGGTTGGAAGTGATTTTCACTCAGAAATTTGAAGTTATTCCTCCACCGTCTTCTAGCTTTCAATGTTGCTATTGAGAACAGTGGGATGTTTTGATTTCTGGCCCTTTGAATGAggcctactttttctttttagaaacttttaagatattttttgttttttctgattaTCTGAGATTTCATGAGAATGAGCTTTGAtgtgcatctttttattttttatttgttgtagCAGGCACTTATTGAGTTCTATTCTGGGGCATTTTCttgtatttaaaaagataataatttggGGACCACCTGCTGGCttagtccatagagcatgtgactcctgatcttaggTTGTAaatttaagccccacattgggcatggagcctagtttaaaaaaaaaaagaataataattttctttttctcattctctttttgaAACTTCTTTTAGTTGGGTGTTGTGTTCAACAATTTCTCAGTGAGCACCTACCGGTGTATTTGCCCTGGTTGTGGTGCTAGGCAAAATTGTGTCAACTATGTTTACTGAGCATTGTCTGATTACAAGAACCATACTTGGACCTAGAGAAAGTTACAAGACGTAATACTTGATCAAAGGAATCCAAAACTATCAAGGtcaagagaaaatacaaatagaaaaatataaaaggcaagTAAAGTGGAAACATAGATATTAACGGTTACTATAGcacaaattttacttttaatattgtcATGCTTCATATATGTAATCAGTAAACCTCCTATCACCTGGCTTAATGCCAAGCTCCTGGAAATGATTTAGAATGGCTCAAATGTAAAGAAGTGTCAAAGGCTAATCAAAATCAGCGATCAAGACTATTATGCTGACTTGGATAAACATGTAAGAACAAAGTGTCCAGAGTAGGAACTAgttctcctgcctttgttttgTATAAAGACAAACTCATTTATCATCTAGTTCAGGGTGGCAGACCAAATTTATGCCTTTGCCACCTCTTCTTGAGATCTTCCTCAATGTCAATAATGAAGTgcacaaaaagaatgaactccTAAGCCAAGAGAATTTAAGGGAGATCATAAGTCCACAAGAAAGGTCAACACATTTCTGAGAGGTGGGAAGTAGATGGAGGGTATATAGACCTGTAGTGAGGAGGTGTGTTGGTGGCATAGAGGTGGGGCTCCGGAAAGGCTGTGGGCTTGTTTGTTGTCACCAAGCTGAAGAGTAGGAATGGGAAGGGCGGTGGCTCCAAAAACAGGGCCAACACTTGAAGGTCTTTCTACAGATCAGCTGCTACCAGTCAGGCCCTCTCCCAGCAGGCATTCATCCAAACATGTATCCTagggaataaaaagtaaaaataagcattAAATTAAGACTTGTctcaaaagaaattcaattaaGTGTTCTAGGAAGTACTAAGGCTTTTACTAGGGTCCTTGTTCCCCAGGAAAAAACCCTCTCATGCTTGCCTTTTGGGGGGCCAACATCTAAAGTAAAAACTGGCATTATTTGATCTTGATGCTAGTAACTTAAGGATAAGGAAAGATTCCCACAGATAAGGAAAGATAACCCTACCTGCTGAGTGATCCTGCAATGAGCTCTTTACATAGACCCAGTACCGTAAGTAGTAGTCCTTGAGttccagcttttaaaattttgtctgtCCAGACAGACAAAATACGGAAGGCCTCATAAAAGTTACAGCACAGGACATAACTTTTGCAAAGGTAAAGGTGTAGTGGACAGATGGTGAAGGGGGAAAAAGTAGAGAATTTGGGTAGGGTCCCTTATATCCTTGTGTGGAAGGGAGTCACCAGATGCTAATTAACATTGATGCAATAATAAATACATGGTGGTTTAACATGTTATTTCAAGCTTCCAAGATATTTCCTAGAAGCATTGAAGAATAATCCTACAACAACATATGACCGATCatgaagaggaagggagaggagtggCCATGCCCCTGAGCTAAAGTCATTCTGGGGAATCCATAGATCGCCAGACTGGATAAAAATAGGTTTTAGAATTCTGAGGGTGACCTTAGAAAAACCGAAACCTGATTTAAAGTAGTTGCCTCTTAGGGAAacttggaggaggggcaggactTTTCTTATAAATTCTTTGCTTGTactattatatacatacatatatatgtgtatgtgtatatatatgtatataatatatatgttaaatataatatgtatataatatatatgttatgtttaatatatatgtattttccatGTACAAATGTCATCTTGattgaaaaatgaagaataacAAATCAAAAAATCACTACATGAGTGTCGccagggtgactcagttggttgagggtcatgatctcagggtcctgggattgaactgtctgctcagtggggagtctgcttctccctctcacccaaataaataaataaaatctttaaaaaaaaaaaaagaagtactacACGAACTTAATAGAAGTTCATCACAAGTGCTTTTGATTGGCTTCTGTTCATCATATATGATGAGTAATCTTCGTGTTTATGACATGAGTGCTAACAGCTGTGCTTCTCTGTACCTGCCTACTGCTGATCTGTTAGCTGGTTCTGAAGGTACGAAGTGGCCCTCCATTTGGGGAGTGCTTTCCTGTTCATTCATAGATAAGATGTAATCAGGAACTGGGTACCTGGAGAGGCGTGAGCTCAGAGACGCAGGTGAGGCAATATCCCTGGCcaggtgagtgagtgaatgggaGTGAGGGCAGTCAGTTTGGGTGTTGCCAGCCTGGTACGTGGCTTTGACTTCAAATGGTACCTTAACAgccattgcttttcttttgtcaACCAGCCCCTATCAGTAAGACAATACTTGGCCACAAGACTTGGTGGCCAAGTGGGTCCTTCTAAGCTCATGGGATGAGTGCAAGAGGAAGACCATTCAaaagtggggtgaggggaaagTTGGGGGAGATGGAAGATAATAACGGCATATGGTGATTGAGGAAAAAAGGATGGGATGCATTTTAAAACCAGAACCAATGCCCAAACTTTCATTCTGACGTTCAAAATAGAATAATTGTCCGGCTTCTAACCAGAATCCTGCCCTCAAGAGTGGAGTATTGTCctaggaggggaggagaaggctCCTGGCTCTGGGTgatttcagtggttttcagtggTTTATTCTCTCCTGCAAATATTTACATAGAGGCCACGTCCAGAACAGTTTTTCCTTGACCAGAGAGAAGAAACCTATCCTACATGTTTCTTTCCCTATTTTGTGccctgttaagaaaaaaatattttggaaatctaATCATCCTTGGCtatgcctggggtggggggtcttttcttttttaatgtgacaCAGAGAACTTATGtttcttttgttataaaataaaatccaataattGGACAGTAACCTGGAGACCCAGGGTTCATTGAGCTGATGCACGGTGAGGTATAAATTTCTGGGAGCTCTTGCTCTGTCAAGCTCCTGTGTAACTTCATGCCAGTGGTTGCCTTCTTTTGCACACAGCAGGGACAGAGCAAATAGCTTGTATCTAGTTTCCTATCAGCTGGGCAGATCTTCCAGGGACTGTCCTTTTCCCACCTCTTCAGACCCCTTTGGTTTTGCTCTGGTTATAAGGGAGATGGAGAACATCCCTTGGAGGAACTGAAGTGCACAAGCTGTTGAAACTCCATTCTGAGATGCAGAAAGTTTTTCATGAAGCCTGGAAAAGAATGCCCAATACTCCAATTCTTTTTATTGAGAGGGTTAGAACCTGCCAGACATTGTGCCAAATGCTTTCTGtacattaccttatttaatcctcaaaacaatgaTGTAGACCATTTTCACTGTCTTCatttcacaaagaagaaaactgaactcCAAGGCATTAAGTAATTTACAAGGCTACCCAGATAGAGTACAGAGTAAGGGTTAGTTAAGAGCATGAGCCGTGGGGGTGgtgggtggcaggggtggggcagtggATTGGGAAGAGGTTGATCAAAGAGTACAAATTTGGAATTAGAAGaagaataagttctggggatctcaTACACTGCATTGTCA encodes the following:
- the GCM1 gene encoding chorion-specific transcription factor GCMa: MEPEDFDSEDKEMLSWDINDMKLPQNVKKTDWFQEWPDSYEKHIYSSEDRNAQRHLSSWAMRNTNNHNSRILKKSCLGVVVCGRDCSAEEGRKIYLRPAICDKARQKQQRKRCPNCDGPLKLIPCRGHGGFPVTNFWRHDGRFIFFQSKGEHDHPKPETKLEAEARRTMKKVHTASASVPLKLKESPETKSLPGETQSWGSLPLTWSFQEGVQLPSSYSGHLIANTPQQKSLNDCLFFSKSYCLGGTADLADPTSTLGPTKLYEKCKLSSSWIYNSGDLLHPVSGVFSDYDDQQTWNKNTALGRHSLNDNCCPSYPFPLTSWPYDFSPSQNSAEPFPQQIPVEPPAAESSCRPLWPNPGGDLYEEKMHVDFNSCYPSTTCHSPQEDPFLLTYTSHPHHQYSLAGKSRKWDFDEEMRGVGLDHYNNEMLLNLCPLR